CCACAGGGAAAACAAATGAAATACCACAAAGTTCAAAACTTAATTTATGTCAGCAGGcaaaattttgaaggaaatCAGCGTTTCCTGTTGCTAATACAAGGACTATGAACCATATGTACAAATATAAACTTCTTCAAAATTTGACGACTCGTATAAACTATGAATAAATGTACAAACACATTATCCTTGTGTATGGATGAcaactaaatgtgcaaaatgcAGATGAAATTTATGGCATTGGGCGAAAATATCTCACCTCGGCAGCGGCATGCAATTGTCTGGCCTTTCCACGAAGAGGATCATGCTGCTTCCTATGAAAGAGATTTATCAAGCAAGATTAGCACAAGCATAAAATTTCTCCCCACGCTATAATTTACATCATGGTACACTCCCAAAATCACAGCAATACCCATGCCAAATGTGGTGTGTTCCTTTACAAACTTCTTTATATGTCGATCCAAATATATAGTTTTCAGCCACCAACTCCTCCCAACTTTGCCACCGTGGAAATATCTAGGATTTGTGGAATATCAACTTTTGAGCATGAGTAGGGTGATTGCAACATTCGATTAAGTATCCACATGTCAAAACTTCCATCTTTGAAAAGGACCCTTAATTAGCAGAATTCCCAGCTATGCAGTGCATCTAAGTATGCATTTTGTAGTCAGAAATCTTCAGCTTACAAATTTTTATTACTTGGTGACGTATTGCTGGAGGATTTTCCTTCAAGAGATCTAATACAGCCAACTCATGCTTCCTCTTCAGTTCATCTAGCTCTTGTTGCTGTTCAGTCAACAGATGCTCAAGTTTCTCCACAATGATTCTAACATCATCCGAGTCAACATCACTTAATGTTTCATTGTTCCCTCCCAATGCACGTGGTCCATTGCCAAAAAGAAAATCTCTATTGCTGTTACTTTCGTCAAATGGTGAAATAGTGGACAAAgcagtttcttttttgttccaaTTATCATGGACCATATACTCATCCTCTTGCGGTTCAAGTGAAACATAATTTGAATCCCCATGTCTAAAGTCACTAGGACATTGTTCATTTTCACCAATCCCAGTATGCCCAGTGGTTTGTGAATCTTCAAGAGACAAGTTCAAAGGGTCAAACTTTATGGGAGAATTACCATCTACCCCTTTGGGTGAATCTGACCAGTACTTCCGACCAGAAGGAAGACGTTCCAACACAAGATTAACAGAAGGGGTAGTAAAATCACTTGTCAAATGAGAGGCATCATTCTTAGCTTCAGAATAACTGATGTCAGATACTGCAACTTGATTACTGACATCATTGACAGAAAGTTCTGCGGGTGCCCAGTCAGGGATATAAGAACGAATTTCTGAGTCAATCATCGAAGCAATAGTTGATACATCTTGATCCGTTAGGTCCAGCTCCTCAACCATTTCACTTGCAACAGTGAGCGTTGTATCGAACTCAGTATCAAATGGGAAGTGGATATTCCGAAAATGACCTGGGCCCATGTGGAGACGTCAGTAACAAATCTATAGAAGCCAATAAGTATATTGTTTTCTTGAAAGGAAACAACAAAGACCAGTTCTTTATCTTTATCTGGATCAATTTAGATCAAAATATCGCATTGGACTAATCTAATGTTCTCTGGAAAATTTTGCAGCTAGAATTAAACATCTGTCGGGTATTATATCCTAAAAAACATGGGATATACAATACCTTGGGCCTTGGGTATGCGGTATTGTTATCCTTCACTATTAATCGGATGAGATCATAGTTGTTAAAAATCTATGATACATGTACGATTTGTATCATTTCCTTCGGAGAACGATACGTATCCCACCTtgtatcctttttgtatagaaattctACAATATGATCGTGTATCTTACAATTTATACGCGTATCTTAATTCGGTACATATCCTACGATTACTTATTGGGAAAAAGTCGGACCTTATTTCAAGAAGCAGAATCCTAAATGCATTTATTTAAGccgtttgatctaattatggtatctttcaaaccatttgatagaAAGTCAACCTCAATGCATGGCTTGTATAGAAGAAAGAACCATACTTCGATTGTGTTTTGCCTGACTTTTCTTTCCCTAACAAAGGGAACAGAAAGCCTAAATGTAATAGGCTCCAGTTAAGAAACTTGaaattcatgtagccgaccctaaatgattgggacgtaaggctcggtttggtttggttttggagCATGTTTGTTTGGCTAGTCTAATAATGAAAGATATGTCATCCCATCTAGtgttttcaaatcgggatacgtatcgtgtatcgtttagttggacaatatttttgaaaaagggaGAGCAAAAGTGGGGAATGAGACTATTTGTATTACAatactcaaacttttttttggcttggtacaaaATGGCTAGTACCTATCCCTAAATATACTACTCTATGGAAGgctctagtacaaagatattttcatataagataaactttgaggtaattctagaattacacatgtgactaattctcacaaaaaactcTATATGTTTTAcaaggatattctagagcttctagagttagatattttagagtttctaaaaactagatattgtatcttcttcaataatatcttccattttgggttttgacaATTAGACTTGTTTAAACTTAACTTTCTTGTGCAACAATACTAAAGTTAGTTTATACTTCAacaacgttaatcataattaatataaaattaaaaagtagatacacctaataacaccaaccaactattaaaaaaaaaaatctccaaaggaaagaaagtaaaaacagACAACCTGTGGAATCTGCTATTCTTAGTTTCAGAAATATAGTGTTCATGTCCTTCCTTTGACCCTCTACAGTGAAGTCTCGACTTCCCTCTGGCACAGGGTCCTTCAAATCTGAAAATTTGTTCCTGTCAGAAACTAGAAAAGAGCAACAGGGAAGGCATCAATTTTAACTGCTTTTGAAAGTTTACCTGCATTATCAGCATACAGTGGTAGGGGTTGGCCAATTATTTCACTATCTTCATTAAACTGGAGAAAAGGATCCATAAGAAGTTCCTTTGCAGGCAACCGGTCAGAGACTTCAGCAATACATTTTTCTATAAAAGCTCTGACTCCAGGATCCTTTACTTTTGCCAATGCTGCTGGCTTAATTCCCTTCAAAAGCAAAAGGAGGAGGATAACAAAAGCCACTCTACTAGTTCAAGGGATAACTTGTCAATGATACTTGACACCGAATCAAATATGTGATCATGGCCGCATAAATATTGAAATTTAACAAGAGggaaaggaagaggaaaaaggaagaaaaatactACTGGTACGATAAATGCTGTACACTAAGATCAAGATTCAAATGAATATCCAAAAACCAACCCGGGTCAACTTCTCAAATGGGTCAACTTCTCAAATGAATAACAAATCCAAGTATTTTGCTTCAAATCAAACCAATGATTTAATAGATTACACTCATAGCCCATTTATACTAAATTTTCATGCGCGCGTGCGCACAACATACAGGGCAAAACACAAAAGCATATATAATAGTACAACAAAGGGCAAAATACAATTGTGTGGTTAGGTTGCATTGTCTTAACATACTGGGAACTGATTGTAAGTCGGCCCTAAATTTGCGCCTTTTTAGCAATCCTATATTGTTCAACCAGTACATGTATCATACGTCCAAAGACATGGATTGCCAAGTTATTTCAATTGTAGTAACATAAAATGAAAATGGTGCATTCTGATCATCCTTGAACCATTGGTATTTTTTAGGGACATAAACTCGCAACATATGGCCAATAGATATCGTAGGCATTGGTCAGTCCGTCTTCCCATGGTTGGATAATGGGCACACTCGGGGGCCATTGAAGAGAAGATTTGTCATCTATAACTAGGGGAGACCTATTAATACTAAAGTGGAGTCCATTGGTGCATGGAAATGACCTAGAAGTTGGAATTCTGATACCCAGGAAAGAATGACAGTCTATTAGGTGTATACATGAATAATCAATGAGAAATACATGCCTTCCCTTGGTCCAAATGTACAATGTTGGTTAGTAAAAAGGGCTAGCTTTTTTATGTTTTCCCCTTTTACCAAGTGGAAACTCATATAATGGAAATTGGCATATCCGGGGCTTCAACAAATAAACCATAATCCAAAAATACTTTTCTCACTGCAGGGATTTTCTTAGAGACTCTGAACTCTACAAGGTGGCAAGTGTGAAATCTAAATTTCCAAGATGAATTAGACACATGTGAAAAGGATGGTTTGATGGAGTTAAAAGGTAATTGTGAAGAAATCACAAATGCCTTACTGATGTCACTTTCTTGTATATTTGAGCAGCATTCGAACATTCAACATACGGGTACTCAAAGGTCACCAGTTCCAGCAAGCACATACCAAATGCATAAATATCTACTAGCTCATTGTATTCCTCCTCATAAAGCTCTGGTGCCATGAACTCGGGAGTACCTAATTTCACATTTGCAAAACATTATTCCACCTTCTGCGAAACATTCCAAGGCATCCAATCCCAAAAGAATgcaaactcaaaagaaaataagtccTCACCAATGACACTATGAGCTGATCGAGCCTGATGAAGAATTGCAGCGAGTCCCAAGTCTCCAATCTTCACCTCACCTTGGTTTCCATTCACGAAAATATTATCACACTTTAGGTCGCGATGGATTACAGGCGGGTCGTGGCTATGAAGATAGAAAAGGCCCTCCAAGATCTGCCTGGACCATTTCTTCAACGCCCTTACATCAACGTGCTTGTGTTTCTTCCGATATCTATGCACAAAccaataaaaacataaaaaggaaTCACTAAGAATACCAAGTTGGAAAAACAATAGTTGGAGATAAGACAACAGTATAAGTAACATACTGCCGCAATGTCCCAGAAGTGAAAATCTCGGTAATGAAGTTGATATTATCCCTTTTCTTGTCCACCCATGAGTTGTAAAATTTGATGATATTCTTGTGCTTGAGAGTCTTGAGCAAATTAACTTCTGAATACAGTCGATCCAAGTCCTCAGAATTCCGCAAGAGATCTGCGACCTTAACTTGATTCCAAGCTACTTCAATTCCTTCCAATTCATCAAATGCTCTATATCTAAATGCCCATAACTTAGGTCAAGGATAGCCAACAAACATGCGCATCAACTCCGTCTCAAACGTACAAATACAATGCACTAGGGGTGTTTGCTGCCTGCAGCTTATGACATTTTTTGGTCTCAGAAGtcgttttaatttgtttgtcaCTGCTTCTGCTTTTAGTTAACGGGCCAATACTGCTTACAAATTCTGTTTCCTTTAAAAACCTCAACTTTAATTCTCTGGCTTTTGCTTCTCACTGATCACATTCTACCATAAGTCCACCTACAACAACCACCCACTAGGCCaaacttccaacaaaaaatcTTCATAAAGGATACACCTTTTTGAACGCCCCTTTACCAAGAACCTCTTTATACTGCAAATTGTTTCAGAATTATCCCAAATGAGAACAACATTCATGGAATCTCAACACTATCATCAAGTATCAAGTAACAAAAATGAAACTTGAATACATATTCATAtatgcgcgcgcgcacacacacacacagaggtgTCTATCTATATACATATGGTATTTATATTTATGCACTAACCCGACCATATCGACCGGACGGGTCGATCTCGACGAACTCGGTGTCAGAATCCTCCGGGTCCGGTTCAGACGACGAGTCAGGGGGCATTCTCTGAGTAGAATAGGGGGAAATCAGAGTATTAGGTAACCAAAATTGCTGGGTACAACCAGATCAGTTTCCAATTCGGGTTGAAAATTTGATCCGAAAATTGCGGGTATGGACTAAATGTTTCAGGCGTGTAGGTATCAGGGGATTCAAATGTGTAGAAAGGTAAgaattccagagagagagtcagagagagagagagaggcagaagTGTGCGAGGAAGGGAAACGTGCGGCGGGGTGTGAGAATGAGGGGGGCAGGGCGGGATACGCTAACTAGCCGTGACTGACTGACTATTTCCATCCCCATACTATGGCCGTAAACGAGCCGATTCTACATTGTTGAAATTCGTTTGTAACTGAACTCATGACgaaattaatgaaaatttgatgagtcGAGTTTGTCATATATTTGAATTGAACTTGAGCTTGCTTATAAACTTTAACGAGCCGTTAATATCATATATTTATGTTCTCATACAAATCTaaagatataaataaaatttttagtaTGTACGTAAGTACATTCGTACATATACAAGATAAGATGATGgaaatatatacataaataagtTTTAGTAATTGTCCAACGTTTATACTTGTCCAAATTCTACAATTATCATTGTGTACTTATATAGGATTCCCACGATATAAATATACTCCAGGTTTGTGAGCCTAATCGAGGCAAATACTGATAGGTTTattatttggcttattttttaaccgagcctaaaattgaggctcaTGTTCGATTTATATTTAAAAGACAAATCGACTTGAATGAACATTTACCAAATTGAGTCTCAAACAATTTATCAACTCCAGTTCCTTTACAGCTTTACCCCACACCAATCCTTTCACCTTTGTCCTAGACTAGTAGGGATGACAATTTCTCCAAACCCAATGGATGCCCGCCCCACCTATTTGGAGGCAAATATTAACTCATTTTTTACCCAATAGATGTAGGTATCGTAGAACATACAAAAATCTCTACTCAAATATGGAGCGGGTATGAATATGTGATAACCGTACCCACACCAAACCCAAtgatgtacacacacatatatgcgTGTTTTTGAATAGTATGTGTATACAgtatatactagtatatacTGGTATTTAATAAGTGTATTAGGAGTTACAAAAAGTTCATGGATCGTTttctatacattttttttatataatctaAAGTTTGTGgatactatttttgtgtggccttgtattttactttttatttaaaTTGTTAGTGCTTTTTTGTTGTCGTAGCATAGATGAATCACTTTTTACTTAGATCCTATCGTTCTTTCTTgttcaagtagtttggatatgGATTTATCCGAATATACCCGATCCCCAATGGAAGGCGGGTATGCATATGGTAGATTGTCCGGTATCCCTTGTGTATGGAGGCAGAGATGTAGAAGAATTCTCCAATTGAGGATCGGAGTGTCATCTCTATAAACTAGATTTTCggtaattttatttgttttttttgaacttttgttgaatttatgttgatttttttaatcttttctttttgatgagatgaatctaaaaattatgataaagaaaaaaattaataaggaCGAAAAGATTTAAAAACAACTATTTTTATTGTGTTTAATATCATCTGGAGTTAGATCCCATGAAATACATTCCATAATCTCTTTTttaagtgagagagagagatagacgtACCGTTCATTTGTCAAGATTGGCTACGTTGGTGTTCTGTAGGCTGTGGTTCTAGTCAAGTTATCCTGGAGAAAGACGTCAATTCAACCTTAAGGTTCTCAACGCCCTTCGGTAGGTGGCGAATATGTTTTAAGAAGATTGTGAAAAACACAAAATTCGGTTTGCATTTATATAGTTTTTCGTTACTGTTGATCCATTTTGTTAATGTAATCTGTCATCAGTTTATCGTATGTGTAATGGTAGTTATATTCTGGAACTATCCGATCATGTTATATTTTatcccaatatatatatatatatcacttaggatccaatgagggatcccgcacggccttaccgtgcgggactccccttttccgatcgaattgtgatgattcgagccgttcaaagtgtgcagaacgtgattttaagggtacccgcgagaaatcggcaaaaaaattgatcgggaagggcttgatccgaacagttttttactgaaccgttcaataaaaaactgttcggatgaagcctttcccgatcattttttttttgatttctcgcgggtacccttacaatcacgttctgatcactttgagcggctcagatcgtcgtaattcgatcgggaaaggagagtcccgcacggtaagaccgtgcggaatcccttaggagatccggaccgatatatatatatatatatatatatatatatatatatatatatagagagagagagagagagagagagagagagagagagagagagagagagagagagagagagagagagagagagagagagacatacatacatacatacacacaccaGTTAGGATCCAGCCAGGAATCCCTGACATAAGCTTAGGTCCGGACCTTCCTATTTCTCCTCTTTCcagatcgaatttcgatgattcgagccgctcaaagtgatcggaatgtaattttaagggtgcttgtgagaaatcagcaaaaaaaaaaaagaccgggaagggcttcatccaaacagttttttattgaatggttcaataaaaaaactgttcaaattaagctctttccggttattttttttgctgatttcacgtgggcacccttaaaatcacattctgaacacatagagcggctcggatcatcgaaattcaatcggaaaaggggtGGTGCGGACTGGAATCAGGTCAGGGATCCCTGACCTGATccggatatatatatacacacaaattatcaagtgagggatccctcactttgttaaaatgcgggactttcatttcccgatcaaattttgaaaatccaaaccgttcaatgtgtgcagaacgtgattttaagggtccccgcgagaaatcagcaaaaaaaatgaccgggaagggcttcatccgagcagtttttttgaaccgttcaatgaaaactgctcggatgaaacccttcccggtcattttttttgctgatttcttgcggggacccttaaaatcacgttctgatcactttgagcggctcggatcatcgaaattcaatgggaaaggggagtcccgcattttttttaaatgcgggatccctcaccggaacccgactgtatgtgtgtgtgtgtgtatatatatatatatatatatatatatatatattgattttctgcaataaggggaaaaaaaaaaaagaatagccCAATTAGCATCCTCTAGTTCTTACCATTAGAAAAAATCAAGATTCGAGTTCGCATAGACGTTTGTGTGAGTTGAGGGCTATGAACAGCCTTTCAACCATTTGTGGACTAACTTATAACTTAGCCCCCGCTGACTCCCACATAGTCCTACTAATGTAGTATACagtattgaaaagaaaaaaaaaaactgtctgcAGCATTGCTTATGGCGTCTTTACCTGGACTTCGTTGAATAAACCTTAGCAGGCAGTTTAATAATACTTTATTTAGCAAGACAACTTTTTTTAATCCAAGGTCGGTTTGATTCCTGTTGTACTCTCCAGTAGTTATTAAACTTATTGTTCCCTATGTCTGGTGAAAAGCAGAGAAGTACTCTCTATATACTCCTTTTTCACTGGATTTGGAGCATAGATTTCCACGATACAGAGAAAGCACATGAagtggggggtggggggaggaTTAGTCAAACCTTTAATTACCAAATCCAATTAAGATACGCTCTCCGATGTAAGTATTCTATtaggagaataaattctttacattgACAGTGTACTAGTAGTCCAGCGGAAGAGTACTGGACttcactaactacaactaacactATTAATTTTTGGCGAAGAAAAAATTACGAGTTCTTGAAAAACCACATGATAGAAAAGCACAaagtgaagaaaagaaaagaaaaaaagaatggt
This DNA window, taken from Rhododendron vialii isolate Sample 1 chromosome 8a, ASM3025357v1, encodes the following:
- the LOC131335908 gene encoding probable serine/threonine-protein kinase WNK3 → MPPDSSSEPDPEDSDTEFVEIDPSGRYGRYKEVLGKGAFKKVYRAFDELEGIEVAWNQVKVADLLRNSEDLDRLYSEVNLLKTLKHKNIIKFYNSWVDKKRDNINFITEIFTSGTLRQYRKKHKHVDVRALKKWSRQILEGLFYLHSHDPPVIHRDLKCDNIFVNGNQGEVKIGDLGLAAILHQARSAHSVIGTPEFMAPELYEEEYNELVDIYAFGMCLLELVTFEYPYVECSNAAQIYKKVTSGIKPAALAKVKDPGVRAFIEKCIAEVSDRLPAKELLMDPFLQFNEDSEIIGQPLPLYADNADLKDPVPEGSRDFTVEGQRKDMNTIFLKLRIADSTGHFRNIHFPFDTEFDTTLTVASEMVEELDLTDQDVSTIASMIDSEIRSYIPDWAPAELSVNDVSNQVAVSDISYSEAKNDASHLTSDFTTPSVNLVLERLPSGRKYWSDSPKGVDGNSPIKFDPLNLSLEDSQTTGHTGIGENEQCPSDFRHGDSNYVSLEPQEDEYMVHDNWNKKETALSTISPFDESNSNRDFLFGNGPRALGGNNETLSDVDSDDVRIIVEKLEHLLTEQQQELDELKRKHELAVLDLLKENPPAIRHQVIKICKLKISDYKMHT